A section of the Lepus europaeus isolate LE1 chromosome 19, mLepTim1.pri, whole genome shotgun sequence genome encodes:
- the ZFP90 gene encoding zinc finger protein 90 homolog isoform X1: MAPRPPTAAPQESVTFRDVAVDFTREEWHHVDSAQRTLYKDVMLENYSHLVALGYQVSKPEVIFKLEQGEEPWISEGEIQRTFCADWKTRSEAKSSSLHKGIAEVSRSTEGLSGATLEDTCDVSSQLERHQENWKRHLGPEASAQKKIITPEKSFEQNKFSEDSRLNKDLLTQLNIPSRIRPSECETLGNNLGHNSDLLNQNNALAKKKPYKCNKCRKAFIHRSSLTKHEKTHKGEGAYPTGTDQGIYPGKKHHECTDCGKTFLWKTQLTEHQRIHTGEKPFECNVCGKAFRHSSSLGQHENAHTGEKPYQCSLCGKAFQRSSSLVQHQRIHTGEKPYRCNLCGRSFRHGTSLTQHEVTHSGEKPFQCKECGKAFSRCSSLVQHERTHTGEKPFECSICGRAFGQSPSLYKHMRIHKRGKPYQSNSYSIDFKHTSSLTQEESTVTEVKSYHCNDCGEDFSHITDFTDHQRIHTGENPYDCEQAFSQTISHPGEKPYQCNVCGKAFKRSTSFIEHHRIHTGEKPYECNECGEAFSRRSSLTQHERTHTGEKPYECIDCGKAFSQSSSLIQHERTHTGEKPYECNECGRAFRKKTNLHDHQRIHTGEKPYACKECGKNFSRSSALTKHQRIHARNKL; the protein is encoded by the exons ATGGCCCCGAGGCCGCCGACGGCCGCGCCCCAG GAATCAGTAACATTCAGAGATGTGGCCGTGGACTTCACCAGGGAGGAATGGCACCACGTGGACTCTGCGCAGAGAACGTTGTACaaggatgtgatgctggagaactaTAGCCACCTGGTAGCTCTTG GATATCAAGTTTCCAAGCCAGAGGTGATCTTCAAGTTGGAACAAGGAGAAGAGCCGTGGATATcagagggagaaatccagagAACCTTCTGTGCAG ACTGGAAGACCAGGAGTGAAGCCAAATCATCAAGTCTTCATAAGGGCATAGCTGAAGTGTCCCGTAGCACAGAAGGTCTCTCCGGTGCCACTTTAGAAGACACCTGTGATGTTAGTAGCCAGTTAGAAAGGCACCAGGAAAACTGGAAGAGACATCTGGGGCCAGAGGCATCTGCCCAGAAGAAAATAATCACACCAGAGAAAAGTTTTGAGCAAAATAAATTCAGTGAAGATTCTAGGTTGAATAAAGACCTGCTTACACAACTAAACATTCCTTCAAGAATAAGGCCTAGTGAATGTGAGACGCTTGGAAACAATTTGGGACATAATTCAGACTTACTTAATCAAAACAATGCCCTTGCAAAGAAGAAACCATATAAGTGTAATAAATGTAGGAAAGCCTTTATTCATCGATCATCACTTACCAAACATGAGAAAACACATAAAGGAGAGGGTGCTTACCCTACTGGTACAGATCAGGGAATTTATCCTGGAAAGAAACATCATGAGTGTACTGACTGTGGGAAAACCTTCCTGTGGAAGACACAACTGACggagcatcagagaattcacactggggAGAAACCCTTTGAATGCAATGTGTGTGGAAAGGCCTTCAGGCACAGCTCATCCCTTGGGCAGCATGAGAATgctcatactggagagaaaccctacCAGTGTAGTCTCTGCGGCAAAGCCTTCCAGCGCAGTTCGTCCCTTGTTcaacaccagagaattcacaccgGTGAGAAGCCCTATCGATGTAATCTGTGTGGGAGGTCCTTCAGGCATGGCACATCCCTCACTCAACACGAGGTCACACACAGTGGAGAGAAACCCTTCCAGTGTaaggaatgtgggaaagcctttagtCGGTGTTCTTCCCTAGTCCAACACGAGAGGactcatactggagagaaacctttTGAATGTAGCATATGTGGGCGGGCTTTTGGTCAGAGCCCATCCCTTTATAAGCATATGAGGATTCATAAGAGAGGCAAACCTTACCAAAGCAATAGCTACAGCATAGATTTCAAGCACACCTCCTCTCTTACTCAGGAGGAAAGTACTGTGACTGAAGTGAAATCCTACCATTGTAACGACTGTGGGGAAGACTTCAGTCACATTACAGACTTCACTGACCATCAGAGGATCCATACTGGAGAGAACCCCTATGACTGTGAGCAGGCCTTTAGTCAAACTATTTCTCATCCCGGAGAGAAACCCTATCAGTGTAATGTATGTGGGAAGGCGTTCAAAAGGAGTACCAGTTTCATAGAGCATCACAGAATTCATACTGGAGAAAAACCgtatgaatgtaatgagtgtggagaAGCCTTCAGTCGACGCTCATCGCTTACTCAGCATGAGAGAACCCATACTGgcgagaaaccctatgaatgtattGACTGCGGGAAAGCTTTCAGTCAAAGTTCATCCCTTATTCAGCACGAGAGAactcatactggagagaaaccctatgaatgtaacgAATGTGGGCGCGCCTTTCGAAAGAAAACCAACCTGCATGATCATCAGCGAATTCATACTGGAGAAAAACCCTATGCTTGTAAGGAATGTGGGAAGAATTTCAGTCGAAGCTCAGCTCTCACCAAACACCAGAGAATTCATGCACGAAATAAACTCTAG
- the ZFP90 gene encoding zinc finger protein 90 homolog isoform X2 yields MLENYSHLVALGYQVSKPEVIFKLEQGEEPWISEGEIQRTFCADWKTRSEAKSSSLHKGIAEVSRSTEGLSGATLEDTCDVSSQLERHQENWKRHLGPEASAQKKIITPEKSFEQNKFSEDSRLNKDLLTQLNIPSRIRPSECETLGNNLGHNSDLLNQNNALAKKKPYKCNKCRKAFIHRSSLTKHEKTHKGEGAYPTGTDQGIYPGKKHHECTDCGKTFLWKTQLTEHQRIHTGEKPFECNVCGKAFRHSSSLGQHENAHTGEKPYQCSLCGKAFQRSSSLVQHQRIHTGEKPYRCNLCGRSFRHGTSLTQHEVTHSGEKPFQCKECGKAFSRCSSLVQHERTHTGEKPFECSICGRAFGQSPSLYKHMRIHKRGKPYQSNSYSIDFKHTSSLTQEESTVTEVKSYHCNDCGEDFSHITDFTDHQRIHTGENPYDCEQAFSQTISHPGEKPYQCNVCGKAFKRSTSFIEHHRIHTGEKPYECNECGEAFSRRSSLTQHERTHTGEKPYECIDCGKAFSQSSSLIQHERTHTGEKPYECNECGRAFRKKTNLHDHQRIHTGEKPYACKECGKNFSRSSALTKHQRIHARNKL; encoded by the exons atgctggagaactaTAGCCACCTGGTAGCTCTTG GATATCAAGTTTCCAAGCCAGAGGTGATCTTCAAGTTGGAACAAGGAGAAGAGCCGTGGATATcagagggagaaatccagagAACCTTCTGTGCAG ACTGGAAGACCAGGAGTGAAGCCAAATCATCAAGTCTTCATAAGGGCATAGCTGAAGTGTCCCGTAGCACAGAAGGTCTCTCCGGTGCCACTTTAGAAGACACCTGTGATGTTAGTAGCCAGTTAGAAAGGCACCAGGAAAACTGGAAGAGACATCTGGGGCCAGAGGCATCTGCCCAGAAGAAAATAATCACACCAGAGAAAAGTTTTGAGCAAAATAAATTCAGTGAAGATTCTAGGTTGAATAAAGACCTGCTTACACAACTAAACATTCCTTCAAGAATAAGGCCTAGTGAATGTGAGACGCTTGGAAACAATTTGGGACATAATTCAGACTTACTTAATCAAAACAATGCCCTTGCAAAGAAGAAACCATATAAGTGTAATAAATGTAGGAAAGCCTTTATTCATCGATCATCACTTACCAAACATGAGAAAACACATAAAGGAGAGGGTGCTTACCCTACTGGTACAGATCAGGGAATTTATCCTGGAAAGAAACATCATGAGTGTACTGACTGTGGGAAAACCTTCCTGTGGAAGACACAACTGACggagcatcagagaattcacactggggAGAAACCCTTTGAATGCAATGTGTGTGGAAAGGCCTTCAGGCACAGCTCATCCCTTGGGCAGCATGAGAATgctcatactggagagaaaccctacCAGTGTAGTCTCTGCGGCAAAGCCTTCCAGCGCAGTTCGTCCCTTGTTcaacaccagagaattcacaccgGTGAGAAGCCCTATCGATGTAATCTGTGTGGGAGGTCCTTCAGGCATGGCACATCCCTCACTCAACACGAGGTCACACACAGTGGAGAGAAACCCTTCCAGTGTaaggaatgtgggaaagcctttagtCGGTGTTCTTCCCTAGTCCAACACGAGAGGactcatactggagagaaacctttTGAATGTAGCATATGTGGGCGGGCTTTTGGTCAGAGCCCATCCCTTTATAAGCATATGAGGATTCATAAGAGAGGCAAACCTTACCAAAGCAATAGCTACAGCATAGATTTCAAGCACACCTCCTCTCTTACTCAGGAGGAAAGTACTGTGACTGAAGTGAAATCCTACCATTGTAACGACTGTGGGGAAGACTTCAGTCACATTACAGACTTCACTGACCATCAGAGGATCCATACTGGAGAGAACCCCTATGACTGTGAGCAGGCCTTTAGTCAAACTATTTCTCATCCCGGAGAGAAACCCTATCAGTGTAATGTATGTGGGAAGGCGTTCAAAAGGAGTACCAGTTTCATAGAGCATCACAGAATTCATACTGGAGAAAAACCgtatgaatgtaatgagtgtggagaAGCCTTCAGTCGACGCTCATCGCTTACTCAGCATGAGAGAACCCATACTGgcgagaaaccctatgaatgtattGACTGCGGGAAAGCTTTCAGTCAAAGTTCATCCCTTATTCAGCACGAGAGAactcatactggagagaaaccctatgaatgtaacgAATGTGGGCGCGCCTTTCGAAAGAAAACCAACCTGCATGATCATCAGCGAATTCATACTGGAGAAAAACCCTATGCTTGTAAGGAATGTGGGAAGAATTTCAGTCGAAGCTCAGCTCTCACCAAACACCAGAGAATTCATGCACGAAATAAACTCTAG